From one Leptospira stimsonii genomic stretch:
- a CDS encoding alkaline phosphatase D family protein has translation MKFKIASTQTLILLFSFVFLQQSLEADSSGIASGPIVGYSTLKEVLVWIQTEKKASVALEYFEIENPKNKFLSEEIQTRSNNGFVAKLIANQVKPGKRYRYNVLLDGKKVEAKHPQIFQAQSFFAAGQNPPNFTFALGSCAYVNETEYDVPGKPYGGDYFIYDSILSKNPDFMLWLGDNIYLRETDWDSKTGFLHRYKHQRGIPELQPLFSAVHHYAIWDDHDFGPNDGDSSFWMKDTAEEMFKLHWGNPNFAKEGIYGSFTWGDAQFILLDDRTFRTANNNKVIGPRQILGEKQFQWLVNSLAFSKATFKFVAIGGQFLNPNAVYENYATYPEERNKILSAIKNLKVKNVVFLTGDRHHTELNLLTEEGAEPIYDFTVSPLTSGAYAVTEKNPLRIEGTLVEQRNFGMVSVTGNRGERKLLLQIFDGKGKELWKKEIIPNP, from the coding sequence ATGAAATTCAAAATCGCCTCGACTCAAACGCTTATTCTTCTTTTCTCTTTTGTTTTTTTACAACAGTCGCTCGAAGCGGATTCATCCGGAATCGCATCCGGCCCAATCGTAGGCTATTCCACTCTTAAGGAAGTTTTAGTCTGGATTCAAACCGAAAAAAAAGCATCGGTTGCACTCGAATATTTTGAAATTGAAAATCCAAAGAATAAATTTCTTTCCGAGGAAATCCAAACCCGGTCCAATAACGGCTTTGTCGCAAAGTTGATCGCAAACCAAGTAAAACCCGGAAAACGATATCGCTACAACGTCCTGCTTGACGGAAAAAAAGTCGAAGCAAAACATCCTCAGATATTTCAGGCTCAGTCTTTTTTTGCCGCAGGACAAAATCCGCCTAACTTTACTTTTGCGTTAGGTAGTTGCGCCTATGTAAATGAAACCGAATACGATGTCCCCGGAAAACCATATGGCGGAGATTACTTTATCTATGATTCCATTCTTTCCAAGAACCCGGATTTTATGCTTTGGCTCGGCGATAATATCTATCTGAGAGAAACGGATTGGGATTCGAAGACCGGATTCTTACATCGTTACAAACATCAACGAGGAATCCCCGAGTTACAACCGTTGTTTTCTGCCGTTCATCATTATGCAATCTGGGACGATCACGATTTTGGACCGAATGACGGAGATTCTTCTTTTTGGATGAAAGACACAGCGGAAGAAATGTTTAAACTTCACTGGGGAAATCCAAATTTCGCTAAGGAAGGAATCTACGGCTCTTTCACCTGGGGTGACGCTCAATTCATCCTTCTCGACGATCGAACTTTTCGAACAGCTAACAATAACAAGGTGATTGGACCAAGACAAATCCTAGGTGAAAAACAATTCCAGTGGCTCGTCAACTCGCTCGCATTTTCCAAAGCGACTTTTAAATTTGTCGCGATCGGCGGACAATTTCTTAACCCGAATGCGGTTTATGAAAATTACGCGACCTACCCCGAAGAAAGGAATAAAATTCTATCCGCAATCAAAAATCTCAAAGTCAAGAATGTGGTCTTCTTAACGGGTGATCGACATCATACAGAATTGAATCTACTTACGGAAGAGGGAGCTGAACCAATTTATGATTTCACAGTTTCTCCATTGACTTCCGGAGCTTACGCGGTTACGGAAAAGAATCCTTTGAGAATCGAGGGAACTCTCGTCGAGCAAAGAAATTTCGGGATGGTCTCCGTTACGGGGAATCGCGGGGAAAGAAAACTACTTCTTCAAATATTCGATGGAAAAGGAAAGGAACTCTGGAAGAAAGAAATCATTCCAAATCCTTAA
- a CDS encoding alpha/beta hydrolase gives MLLQKFERLLLRWILKLPEGILRKISGGEIRKRGRVLDARLQMSLYLAKTKPRVESLTPKEARKFYQNSMLLFDLEPEDLFGIENFTIPVSQGRIGIRLYRPTQTLEMQPALVFFHGGGFVIGDLDSHDRPLRYLSKKTGALILSVDYRLGPEYKFPIAVDDSLVAYQWILKNAKELGIHPKKIAVAGDSAGGNLAANVSLFSKKKKITSPLFQLLIYPYLDLLRMSASRNEFGRGYALTNQLLEYFNFHYLKNPLDAKEILASPIFYKKKTDFPKTFIQLAGFDPLQDEALELIEDLKKSKVPVTFSMYESLVHGYFNFGGVIPEAKKALDELVLFIKEGFKIR, from the coding sequence GTGCTCTTGCAAAAGTTTGAGCGACTTCTTCTTCGATGGATACTGAAACTACCGGAAGGAATTCTTAGAAAAATTTCCGGTGGTGAAATACGAAAACGAGGACGTGTTTTGGATGCAAGACTTCAAATGTCCTTGTATCTAGCGAAAACAAAGCCGAGAGTTGAATCTCTCACTCCTAAAGAAGCGAGGAAATTTTATCAGAATTCCATGCTTTTGTTTGATCTCGAACCGGAAGATCTTTTCGGAATCGAGAATTTCACGATTCCGGTTTCGCAAGGAAGAATCGGAATCAGACTTTATAGGCCGACACAAACCTTAGAAATGCAACCTGCTCTCGTGTTCTTCCATGGGGGCGGATTCGTCATAGGCGATTTGGATTCTCACGATCGACCATTGCGTTATCTTTCAAAAAAAACGGGAGCTTTGATCCTTTCCGTTGACTACAGACTCGGACCAGAGTATAAATTCCCGATTGCGGTCGACGACAGCCTTGTCGCTTATCAATGGATTCTTAAGAACGCAAAAGAATTAGGAATTCATCCGAAAAAAATTGCCGTAGCCGGTGATAGCGCAGGAGGTAATCTCGCGGCTAACGTATCGCTCTTTTCCAAAAAGAAAAAAATCACTTCACCACTTTTCCAATTGTTGATTTATCCATACCTGGATCTTCTAAGGATGAGCGCCAGCCGGAACGAATTCGGTCGCGGTTACGCGCTTACCAATCAATTATTGGAATATTTTAATTTTCATTATTTGAAAAATCCGTTGGATGCGAAGGAAATTCTTGCGTCTCCGATTTTTTATAAGAAAAAAACCGATTTTCCAAAAACCTTTATTCAATTAGCCGGCTTTGACCCCTTGCAAGATGAGGCTCTAGAATTGATCGAAGATCTAAAAAAAAGCAAGGTCCCCGTTACTTTTAGTATGTATGAAAGTCTCGTGCATGGATATTTCAATTTCGGAGGAGTAATACCGGAAGCAAAAAAGGCTTTGGATGAACTCGTTCTTTTTATCAAAGAAGGATTTAAGATACGATAA
- a CDS encoding GMC family oxidoreductase, with product MEQKKRTNVHYDYDYVIVGSGFGGSVSAMRLSQKGYSVAVLESGKRWRSEDFPKSNWSLNKYLWMPRIGFYGIQRLNLLKDFFLVSGAGVGGGSLVYANTLYVPGEKVLNSPTFKKLGGKDRILPFYSIASRMLGVTQNPQLYESDYILKEIAEEMGRGETFRPTPVGVYFGEKPGKLSKDPYFLGEGPDRVSCNHCGGCMVGCRFNSKNTLDKNYLFFAEKMGTKIFPETKVVSLIPINEHGEADASATGEFGYQIQTQSTTGFFGFPKRTFYAKNIILSAAVMGTVGLLLKMKQKGKMTRLSPALGDCVRTNSETVLAITNFTKEVDYSRGVAITSSIHPDDHTHMEPVRYPKGSDFFGTIASVLTDGGGKFPRPLKYFFTLLTNPVYFFKASWPFGFAQKSLILLVMQTLDNKIRLVRTRRFSWPFEKSMSSTLTEGEKTPAYIPIANETARRIAQKTGGVPRSSINDVLLNAPITGHIMGGCIMGDSPKEGVIDYENRVFGYQNLRVCDSSMITVNLGVNPSLSITALTERAMSLIPPKHGFKSVEFHFEKKFGITSLLNAGTTTKKSQSVKNQKSKPSTAKKAKARK from the coding sequence ATGGAACAAAAAAAGAGAACAAATGTTCACTATGATTACGACTACGTCATAGTAGGTAGCGGTTTCGGTGGAAGTGTGTCGGCTATGCGGTTGAGTCAAAAAGGATATTCCGTGGCGGTTTTAGAATCCGGTAAACGATGGAGATCGGAAGATTTTCCAAAATCGAATTGGTCGCTTAACAAATATCTTTGGATGCCGAGAATCGGCTTTTACGGAATTCAAAGATTAAATCTTTTGAAGGATTTTTTTCTCGTGAGCGGCGCCGGGGTCGGCGGCGGTAGTCTTGTATATGCGAATACTCTTTATGTTCCGGGGGAAAAAGTTCTGAATTCTCCCACCTTTAAAAAGTTAGGCGGTAAGGATAGAATTCTTCCGTTTTATTCGATCGCATCGAGGATGCTCGGTGTTACGCAAAACCCTCAATTATACGAATCGGATTATATTCTTAAAGAAATCGCTGAAGAGATGGGAAGAGGGGAAACCTTTCGGCCCACGCCGGTCGGAGTTTATTTCGGAGAAAAGCCCGGCAAACTTTCAAAGGATCCTTACTTCTTAGGTGAAGGACCCGATCGAGTCTCTTGCAATCACTGCGGCGGCTGTATGGTCGGTTGCAGATTCAATTCCAAGAACACGTTGGACAAAAATTATCTTTTTTTCGCGGAGAAGATGGGAACGAAAATTTTTCCGGAGACAAAAGTTGTTTCGTTGATTCCAATCAATGAACACGGAGAAGCTGATGCTTCAGCGACCGGTGAATTCGGTTATCAAATTCAAACGCAATCCACGACCGGATTTTTCGGATTTCCGAAAAGAACATTCTATGCAAAAAATATAATTCTTTCCGCCGCCGTGATGGGAACGGTAGGACTTTTGTTGAAAATGAAGCAAAAAGGAAAGATGACAAGGCTTTCGCCTGCTCTTGGTGATTGTGTTCGCACAAACAGTGAAACGGTTTTAGCCATTACAAATTTTACGAAAGAAGTAGATTACTCTCGCGGTGTTGCGATTACTTCTTCGATTCATCCCGATGATCATACGCATATGGAACCGGTACGTTATCCGAAAGGCTCCGACTTCTTCGGGACAATCGCTTCCGTGCTCACGGATGGTGGAGGTAAATTTCCAAGACCTCTCAAATACTTTTTTACTTTGTTAACCAATCCGGTTTATTTTTTCAAAGCCTCTTGGCCGTTTGGATTTGCACAAAAGTCCTTGATTCTTCTTGTGATGCAAACCTTGGATAATAAGATCCGTCTAGTTCGAACCAGGAGATTTTCTTGGCCCTTTGAAAAGAGTATGAGTTCCACTCTCACGGAAGGGGAAAAAACTCCGGCGTACATTCCCATTGCGAACGAAACGGCAAGAAGAATCGCACAAAAAACCGGTGGAGTTCCGAGAAGTTCGATTAACGACGTTTTGTTAAACGCACCGATTACTGGACATATTATGGGAGGTTGTATCATGGGAGATTCTCCAAAGGAAGGAGTGATCGACTATGAAAATCGTGTCTTCGGTTATCAAAACCTGAGGGTTTGTGACAGCTCGATGATCACGGTAAACCTGGGTGTAAATCCTAGTCTTTCCATTACGGCATTGACCGAAAGAGCCATGTCTTTGATTCCACCAAAGCACGGATTCAAATCCGTGGAGTTTCACTTTGAAAAAAAATTCGGAATTACTTCTTTGTTAAACGCAGGAACGACGACGAAAAAATCTCAGTCTGTAAAGAATCAGAAATCAAAACCTTCTACGGCAAAGAAAGCCAAGGCTCGAAAGTAA
- a CDS encoding alpha/beta hydrolase → MKRTMTILLSAILSIVFFLLLFVWWNQDKLIFFPEKLPEDYVFQFPLPFQEIELSTHDGEKSFALYFKAKNNDLNKTILFFHGNAGSLRTWGGIYEDFVPLGWNILITDYRGYGKNSGSLSEKAMYQDAETWLDYTIKKLNVPRDRIIVYGRSIGTAVAIDLVSKNPDINLFLETPFTDLPSLVKNYFPFLRSWMLRFQFDNVKKLEKINSKIRIFHGTEDEIIPYRNSQSILEKMKLQNKDVILYTIQDGTHNDLTVFPEYHQALKKSLDQIR, encoded by the coding sequence ATGAAACGAACCATGACAATACTGTTAAGCGCTATTCTTTCAATCGTATTCTTTCTTCTCCTTTTTGTTTGGTGGAATCAGGACAAACTGATTTTCTTTCCCGAAAAATTACCCGAAGATTACGTATTTCAATTTCCATTACCGTTTCAGGAGATCGAACTTTCGACACATGACGGAGAAAAAAGTTTTGCACTCTATTTTAAAGCGAAGAACAACGATCTAAACAAAACGATTCTTTTCTTTCACGGAAATGCCGGAAGTTTGAGAACTTGGGGAGGAATTTACGAAGACTTTGTTCCATTAGGCTGGAACATATTGATTACCGACTATCGCGGATACGGAAAGAATAGCGGCAGTCTTTCCGAAAAAGCGATGTATCAAGACGCAGAAACATGGCTGGATTATACGATCAAGAAGTTGAATGTTCCGAGGGACCGGATCATTGTTTACGGAAGATCGATCGGCACCGCAGTTGCAATCGACTTAGTTTCCAAAAACCCCGATATCAATCTCTTTTTGGAAACACCCTTTACTGATCTACCTTCTTTGGTTAAGAATTATTTTCCATTCTTGCGATCCTGGATGCTTCGTTTTCAATTCGACAATGTAAAAAAATTAGAAAAAATAAACTCCAAGATTAGAATTTTTCACGGAACCGAAGACGAGATTATTCCTTATCGAAATTCCCAATCTATATTAGAAAAGATGAAATTACAAAATAAAGATGTGATTCTATATACGATTCAAGACGGTACCCACAATGATTTAACCGTCTTTCCGGAATATCACCAGGCTTTGAAAAAAAGCCTGGATCAAATCCGTTGA
- a CDS encoding NAD-dependent succinate-semialdehyde dehydrogenase, whose protein sequence is MSLELLQRKDLFRQDAFWGGAWKIGNPDLKIEVLNPATLGILGRVPSLGQKETLEAIQTSVHSFRDWSARPAKERSILIRTWSDLMKKNREDLAILMTLEQGKPLNESRAEIDYAASFLEWFSEEGKRVYGDLIPSHRRDTRIEVIKEAVGVCGILTPWNFPSSMITRKAGAALAAGCTVISKPSELTPFSALALAVLAQEAGIPDGVFQVLTGYPEEIANTLIDSSDVRKISFTGSTRVGKLIMERSANTLKRLSLELGGNAPFLVFDDADVEEAVKGAILSKFRNAGQTCVCANRFLVQKGIYQDFISLFLESVLKLKVGNGLEKDTTIGPLISEMAVQKVESHIQDAIDRGGKLQLGGNRLESGKLFFSPTVISEISEDSLSMREEVFGPVAPIYRFETMEEGIGIANSTPSGLASYAFTKDYRKMQFIAENLQAGMVGINEGLISTEQVPFGGLKESGFGREGSKYGIQEYLNVKYVCIGGF, encoded by the coding sequence TTGAGCTTAGAACTTCTTCAAAGAAAAGATTTATTCAGACAGGACGCATTTTGGGGTGGCGCTTGGAAGATCGGGAACCCCGATCTGAAAATCGAAGTCCTCAATCCGGCTACGTTAGGAATCTTAGGAAGGGTTCCTTCCTTAGGCCAAAAAGAAACACTGGAGGCGATTCAAACTTCAGTTCACTCCTTTCGAGACTGGTCGGCTCGCCCTGCAAAAGAACGATCGATTCTGATTCGCACTTGGTCCGATCTAATGAAAAAAAATCGGGAAGACTTAGCGATTCTTATGACCTTGGAACAAGGAAAACCTTTGAATGAGTCGCGAGCAGAGATCGACTACGCGGCCTCGTTTTTGGAATGGTTTTCGGAGGAAGGAAAAAGAGTCTATGGAGATCTCATTCCGAGTCATAGAAGGGATACGAGAATCGAAGTAATCAAAGAGGCGGTCGGTGTTTGTGGAATTTTAACTCCGTGGAATTTTCCTTCTTCGATGATCACCCGAAAAGCCGGCGCCGCGTTAGCGGCGGGTTGCACCGTCATCAGTAAACCTTCCGAGCTCACGCCATTCTCCGCACTCGCGTTAGCCGTTCTTGCACAAGAAGCCGGAATTCCGGACGGAGTATTTCAGGTTCTAACCGGTTATCCGGAAGAAATCGCAAATACACTGATCGATTCTTCCGATGTCAGAAAGATCAGTTTTACGGGTTCGACCAGGGTCGGTAAGCTGATTATGGAAAGAAGCGCAAATACTTTGAAAAGACTTTCCCTCGAACTCGGAGGAAACGCACCGTTTCTGGTTTTTGACGACGCCGATGTGGAGGAGGCGGTAAAAGGCGCGATTCTTTCTAAATTTCGAAATGCGGGACAAACCTGCGTTTGTGCGAATCGGTTTTTGGTTCAGAAAGGTATTTATCAAGATTTTATAAGTTTATTTTTAGAATCGGTGTTAAAATTAAAAGTCGGGAACGGTTTAGAAAAGGACACAACGATCGGTCCGTTGATAAGCGAAATGGCTGTTCAAAAGGTGGAAAGTCATATTCAAGATGCAATCGACAGGGGAGGCAAACTTCAATTAGGTGGAAACCGTTTGGAATCTGGGAAATTATTTTTTTCCCCGACCGTAATTTCGGAGATTTCAGAAGATTCACTTTCCATGCGGGAAGAAGTTTTTGGTCCGGTGGCTCCGATTTATCGATTCGAAACGATGGAAGAAGGGATTGGAATCGCAAATTCTACACCTTCCGGATTAGCGTCTTATGCGTTTACCAAAGATTATCGTAAAATGCAATTTATTGCCGAGAATTTACAAGCCGGAATGGTGGGAATCAACGAAGGATTGATATCGACGGAGCAAGTTCCATTTGGTGGGTTGAAAGAATCCGGATTCGGAAGAGAAGGATCTAAGTACGGGATTCAGGAATATCTTAACGTCAAATATGTCTGCATTGGTGGTTTTTAA
- a CDS encoding flavin-containing monooxygenase, producing MSSMPRVCVIGAGSSGITVCKALKDKGIPFDCYEAGSEVGGNWRFNNDNKMSNIYKSLHINTHRDRMEYRDYPMPKSYADYPGHQRILEYFIDYVNHFGLRKNIHFKNPVVHADHQDDGTWLITTGDGKQKFYDALVVSNGHHWSQRWPDPPFPGKFTGKIIHSHSYVDPDNPIKLTGKRVVVLGMGNSAMDITVELCRPGVASKVFLAARRGAYIIPNYLFGKPLDKSTEIIPVHTPFWLKSFIMGLVLRFGVGKVEDFGLQKPDHKPGAAHPTISQDILVRLGRGDVTPKPNIESYNGNKVRFVDGSEEEVDAVIYCTGYNVKFPFFDENLISAKDNHLPLFHRMVKPEFKNLFFVGLYQPLGAIMPLAEFQGKWISEYLTGNYQLPTVEEMNQTIEKYESQMKKRYVASTRHTMQVDFEDFLYDMKSELKKGIQRAKKNGNRTNVEAIAEQKQVSKNGVGSNKHGVKKKTRALAKV from the coding sequence ATGTCTTCAATGCCTCGTGTTTGTGTCATAGGAGCTGGTTCCAGTGGAATCACGGTTTGCAAAGCTCTCAAAGATAAAGGGATTCCTTTTGACTGTTATGAGGCGGGAAGCGAAGTCGGCGGAAACTGGAGATTCAACAACGATAATAAGATGAGTAATATCTATAAGTCTCTGCATATCAATACTCACAGAGATAGGATGGAATACAGAGATTATCCGATGCCCAAGAGTTACGCCGATTATCCCGGACACCAAAGAATTTTAGAATACTTTATCGATTATGTTAATCATTTCGGACTTCGGAAAAACATTCATTTTAAAAACCCAGTAGTACACGCCGACCATCAAGACGATGGAACCTGGCTGATCACGACCGGAGATGGAAAACAAAAATTTTATGATGCGTTAGTAGTTTCTAACGGACATCACTGGTCACAGAGATGGCCAGATCCTCCTTTTCCCGGAAAGTTTACGGGAAAGATCATCCATTCTCATTCATATGTCGACCCTGATAACCCGATTAAACTCACCGGTAAACGAGTTGTGGTTTTAGGAATGGGTAATAGCGCGATGGATATCACCGTCGAACTTTGTAGACCGGGTGTAGCGTCTAAAGTTTTTCTCGCCGCGAGGAGAGGTGCTTATATCATTCCGAATTATCTTTTCGGGAAACCGCTAGATAAATCGACTGAGATCATTCCGGTTCACACTCCATTCTGGCTTAAGAGTTTTATAATGGGATTGGTTCTACGTTTTGGAGTTGGAAAGGTGGAAGACTTCGGTTTACAAAAGCCGGATCATAAACCTGGGGCGGCACATCCTACGATTTCGCAGGATATTCTTGTACGCTTAGGACGGGGAGACGTAACTCCAAAACCGAACATAGAATCGTATAACGGTAATAAGGTTCGGTTTGTGGACGGTTCCGAAGAAGAAGTTGACGCCGTTATCTATTGCACAGGCTACAACGTTAAGTTTCCATTCTTTGACGAGAATCTAATTTCCGCAAAAGACAATCATTTACCTCTTTTTCATAGAATGGTCAAACCTGAGTTTAAGAATCTTTTCTTCGTCGGCTTGTATCAACCTTTAGGAGCAATTATGCCTTTGGCGGAATTTCAAGGTAAGTGGATTTCCGAATACCTCACTGGCAATTATCAACTTCCGACTGTTGAGGAAATGAATCAGACCATCGAAAAATACGAATCTCAAATGAAGAAACGTTATGTGGCATCTACAAGACATACGATGCAGGTCGACTTTGAGGACTTTTTGTACGATATGAAAAGCGAGCTTAAAAAGGGAATACAAAGAGCTAAGAAGAACGGAAATAGAACGAACGTGGAAGCGATCGCCGAGCAAAAACAAGTTTCAAAAAACGGAGTCGGATCTAACAAACACGGAGTGAAAAAGAAAACTCGTGCTCTTGCAAAAGTTTGA